The following is a genomic window from Hymenobacter sp. APR13.
AATCTGGCGGCCCCGGACGCGGAACGTGCGCCCGGCCACGTCGGCCGTCACGGTGGTGTTCGACACCTCACAATCCGGGTAAAACGCAGCCAGGAAGCGGCGCACGATGATGTCGTACACGCTGCTTTCGGTGCCGTGCAGGCTGTTGGCGCTGGCCCCGGTCGGGATGATGGCGTGGTGGTCGGTGACTTTGTTGTTGTTGAAAACCTTGGTGCTCTTGCGGATTTTGCCGGCCGCCAGCAGCGGCGCGGCCAGCGCGGCGTGCGCCCCGCCCAGCCCGCGCATGATGCCCGCAATTTTGGGGTACTGGTCGTCGGGAAGGAAGGTGGTGTCGACGCGCGGGTAGCTCACCACTTTCTTCTCGTAGAGGCCCTGCACCGTCTTGAGCGTGTCTTCTGCTGAGAGGCCCAGCTGGTTGTTGCACTGCACCTGCAGCGCCGTCAGGTCGAACAGCGCCGGCGGGCTCTCCAGCGCCTTCTTGATTTCCACGTTGGTCACCGTCAGCGGCTGGCCGGTCACCTGGGCGAGGGCGGCATCAGCCTCTTCCTGGGTCACGAAGTAGCCGCGGGCTTTCAGGCGGGCCTTTTCGTCGGGCTCGTCGTCGTCTTTGCCCTTCTTCACCACGGCCACGTGGCTGAACATGGTGCCGCGGTACTCGGTGCGCAGCACCCAGTACGGCTCGGGCCGGAAGTTCTGGATTTCGTGGTAACGGTCCACCAGCAGCGCCAGCGTGGGCGTCTGCACGCGGCCGATGCTGAGCACCTGCCGCTGGCCGGGCGCGTACTTGAGCGTGAACAGGCGCGTGGCGTTCAGGCCCAGCAGCCAATCGCCGGCGGCGCGGCTTTTGCCGGCCTGGTAGAGGTTGTCGAACTCCGAGCCGTCGCGCAGGTTCTGGAAGCCTTGGCGGATAGCTTCTTCGGTGAGCGAGGAAATCCAGAGGCGCTTGAAGGGCTTGCGGTACTTGGCCTCCATCAGCACCCAGCGCTGAATAACTTCGCCTTCCTGGCCAGCGTCGCCGCAGTTTATCACCTCCTCGGCGTTGGCCAGCAGGTTCTTGATGACGTTGAACTGGCGCACTACACCGTCGTCGCGGCGCATGAGCTTGATGCCGAACCGCTCGGGCAGCATAGGCAGGTCGTGGATGCTCCAGCGCTTCCACTCGGGGCGGTAGTCCTCGGGCTCGCGTAGCTGGCAGAAGTGCCCAAACGTCCAGGTGACCTGGTAGCCGTTGCCCTCGTAGTAGCCGTCCATGCGCCGGTCGGCGCCCAGCACGCTGGCAATTTCACGGGCCACGCTGGGCTTTTCGGCAATGCAGACTTTCAAATTCGCAGAGGTTGCTGATGATATGGATTGCACGGCTGTTGGCGGTCCGTGCGGTGCTCAATCAACAAAGATACGCCGCAGAAAGGTCGGTTGCTGAGGCCTAAAACCACAAGGCAGCGGACTGCTCGTTTAGGCCTTCTATATGTCTGATGATTAAGTGTAATTTAAGACCAGAACGATTCACTTATTATCTCGCACCACCGTGCAACCCTACACCAGCCGGCCCGGTCATGCTCCTGAAAGTCACTTGCTATTTCCCACTCTTACTGTCCGGTTGTTATGCGCACATCTTCCCTGCTGTTCTCTTTTTTACTTAGCGCGGCCAGCGCCAGCGCACAGTGGCAACCGGTAGCCAATCCAATCCCGCTTGGCACGGGACTTTTTGGGGCGAAGCTGGATGCTATAGATTCGCAAACTGCCTGGTTTGCCAACACGTTCTACTTTTTGCCGCCCTTCACAACTCAGTTCTCGCGCACAGTAAATGGAGGCCAGAGCTGGCAAAAGGTCGGGCCGGCCGCCCCCGCCACTGGCCGTCTAACAATGGGCGTGCTGGAAGCCTTTGATGCGCAACATGCCTGGGTGATAAACGAGCTGACCCAAACCGATGGCTCAAAAACCGCACAGCTGCACTATACCGCCGACGGTGGCAGTACCTGGAGCGCCCGGCTACTGCCAGCCGTTACGGTGCGCATAGATATGCTTCGTTTTTTCAGTGCCACAGAAGGCATATTGCTTGATCGGGTAACCGGCGCGCTGTATCGCACCACTGACGCGGGACTGAGCTGGC
Proteins encoded in this region:
- a CDS encoding type IA DNA topoisomerase, giving the protein MKVCIAEKPSVAREIASVLGADRRMDGYYEGNGYQVTWTFGHFCQLREPEDYRPEWKRWSIHDLPMLPERFGIKLMRRDDGVVRQFNVIKNLLANAEEVINCGDAGQEGEVIQRWVLMEAKYRKPFKRLWISSLTEEAIRQGFQNLRDGSEFDNLYQAGKSRAAGDWLLGLNATRLFTLKYAPGQRQVLSIGRVQTPTLALLVDRYHEIQNFRPEPYWVLRTEYRGTMFSHVAVVKKGKDDDEPDEKARLKARGYFVTQEEADAALAQVTGQPLTVTNVEIKKALESPPALFDLTALQVQCNNQLGLSAEDTLKTVQGLYEKKVVSYPRVDTTFLPDDQYPKIAGIMRGLGGAHAALAAPLLAAGKIRKSTKVFNNNKVTDHHAIIPTGASANSLHGTESSVYDIIVRRFLAAFYPDCEVSNTTVTADVAGRTFRVRGRQILSPGWREVYGDPEKQQAPSAPKAAGEGDDDVVSTVLPSFQKDETGPHKPRLDAKMTQPPREYSEAMLLRGMETAGRNVDDEELRQAMKENGIGRPSTRAAIIETLFKRGYIRRDRKKIVPTPTGVELIGLIRNPTLKSAELTGQWERKLRQIEGGQLESSQFLGELQQLVREMVHEVKQDGSGRGISIHKPELADLTGQKAGATAKASPPKAAATPAVPGALGPCPACGSGRVLRGKSALGCSRWKEGCQFRLPTEFEGKKLTDKQVSELLKKGRTPVMKGFVDDMGQKFDAAIRLTPARTLELVRAAESKPTTAQDPGQIPCPVCRLGQMLRGKSAWGCSRFREDCQFRVPFEWGGKTLTDTQMNQLLRKGKTGVIRGFVSAKSGKNYEAILQINPEGRIEPVFGQG